A region from the SAR86 cluster bacterium genome encodes:
- the tmk gene encoding dTMP kinase, whose translation MKIISFEGIEGVGKSTQINMLYDLLVKKKFKVLIFREPGSTDTGEKIRNILLNLDDSISVFSELFLMFASRAQLIEEKIKNADCDFILLDRYYDASLAYQGYGRGISINLINKIIKELKCPEPDCTFLLDIDPKKGFARKANDKKDRIESSGLRFFEKVRNGYIDIAKISNNRIKIINAENSINEIHITILNYLKLKP comes from the coding sequence ATGAAAATTATTAGTTTTGAAGGCATCGAGGGCGTTGGTAAATCAACTCAAATAAATATGCTTTATGACCTATTAGTCAAAAAAAAGTTTAAGGTTTTAATTTTTAGAGAACCAGGGTCAACAGATACCGGTGAAAAAATAAGAAATATTTTATTGAATTTAGATGATTCTATTTCAGTTTTTTCAGAGTTATTTTTAATGTTTGCTTCAAGAGCACAACTTATTGAAGAAAAAATAAAAAATGCTGATTGTGATTTCATTCTTTTAGACAGATATTATGATGCATCTCTAGCGTATCAAGGATATGGAAGAGGCATTTCTATTAATTTAATAAATAAAATTATAAAAGAGCTAAAATGCCCTGAACCAGATTGCACTTTTTTATTGGATATAGATCCAAAAAAAGGTTTTGCTAGAAAAGCTAATGATAAAAAAGATAGAATTGAATCATCAGGACTTAGATTTTTTGAGAAAGTACGAAACGGATATATTGACATAGCAAAAATATCTAATAATAGAATTAAAATTATTAATGCAGAAAATTCAATAAATGAAATTCATATTACTATTTTAAATTATCTTAAATTAAAGCCATGA
- a CDS encoding glycoside hydrolase family 16 protein: MMPKCFAYLFTFIFVFTCSGSNNKTEVILTANEIINLSNSYSYTPPMSTSKDNCVSRSNESYGSWHENFDSTLDIANWSYDEGCNDNGGGCNGNNEAQNYTENDSENLFIENGYLKIQPIFEENTGSDNVIQQYTSAKIMTKDKKIFSHPSKITVCFKVPEGTGMWPAIWMMPNSNVPWPTGGEIDLMEARGRITESNIIGSAIHFGNEWPNNKYIAQNTTSSIDNDFQNYFHSITFVWLENKIDMYLDQEEIPYFSINPYSVPLNQYSYPFNNQFYLILNVAVGGHFDNYALESDHFCIDAQCSNYPDNPDKKRLLIDWIEYIPLTN, from the coding sequence ATGATGCCAAAGTGTTTCGCTTATTTATTTACATTTATATTTGTATTTACATGCAGTGGTAGTAATAATAAAACAGAAGTTATTTTGACTGCTAATGAAATAATAAATTTATCAAATTCATATAGTTACACTCCTCCCATGTCAACATCTAAAGATAATTGTGTAAGTAGATCAAACGAAAGTTATGGTAGTTGGCATGAAAATTTTGATAGCACTCTTGATATAGCAAATTGGTCTTATGATGAGGGTTGTAATGATAACGGAGGAGGGTGCAACGGAAACAACGAAGCACAAAACTATACTGAAAATGATTCAGAAAATTTATTCATAGAAAATGGTTATTTAAAGATACAACCTATTTTTGAAGAAAATACTGGTTCTGATAATGTTATTCAACAATATACATCAGCAAAAATTATGACAAAAGATAAGAAAATTTTTTCTCACCCTTCAAAAATTACTGTTTGTTTTAAAGTACCAGAAGGAACTGGAATGTGGCCTGCAATATGGATGATGCCAAATTCAAATGTACCATGGCCAACTGGAGGAGAAATAGACTTAATGGAAGCCAGAGGTCGCATAACCGAGTCAAATATTATCGGTTCTGCAATTCATTTTGGTAACGAATGGCCAAATAATAAATATATTGCTCAGAATACAACTTCATCAATAGACAATGATTTTCAAAATTATTTTCATTCAATAACTTTTGTTTGGTTAGAAAATAAAATTGATATGTATCTAGACCAAGAAGAAATACCTTATTTTTCAATAAATCCGTATTCAGTTCCGCTAAATCAATATAGCTATCCTTTTAATAATCAATTTTATCTTATATTAAATGTTGCTGTTGGAGGTCATTTTGATAACTATGCGCTTGAAAGTGATCATTTTTGTATTGACGCGCAATGCTCAAATTACCCAGATAATCCAGATAAAAAGAGGTTATTAATTGATTGGATTGAGTATATTCCGCTTACTAATTAG
- a CDS encoding amino acid carrier protein, translating into MNQFNDFLILLDSNLSGSWWFPALLIGTGIFFTIYLRFPQFRYFKSAIKIVSGKNRNTDSDGETSGFQALTTAMSGAIGTGNIGGVALAIWTGGPAAIFWMWITAIFGMTTKYVEVTLGHKYRTKLNDGSISGGPMYYIEQGLKMKWVAILFAFLMMITAIGSGNMPQINNIALVMDSEFSVPKLFTGLFLGALLWIIIIGGIKRIASVASKIIPIMGLIYLGGAVIILIENYQNIIPSFNAIFAQVFTGSAAVGGFLGASFAMSLKYGVARGLYSNEAGQGSSPIAHASSKNKSIDQGVVSILEPFIDTIVVCSVTALVILSSGVWTQKFETTFSNTDMVILEGVYSDQKNPDGSYVYPDHIVELTKYVQSMNSEVNEFSGSISIVDGRLISSNITVINARSIAESIIVTTKNNDNDKPNNLYTGNINVINGKIVESLIFKGKSLVSSAELTAKAFSQGILGQFGGKLVAIALLLFAFSTAITWCYYGDRSTAYIFGEKGVFWYRNFYVICFVLAAVIDTTVVWNIAYVVVALVSIPNLIALFVLRKEMKNLSDSFLK; encoded by the coding sequence GTGAATCAATTTAATGATTTTTTAATACTACTTGATTCTAATCTTAGTGGTTCTTGGTGGTTTCCTGCTTTATTGATAGGCACAGGTATTTTTTTTACTATATATCTTCGTTTTCCTCAGTTTAGATATTTTAAAAGTGCAATTAAAATTGTTTCAGGTAAAAATAGAAATACTGACTCTGACGGTGAAACAAGTGGATTTCAGGCACTTACGACAGCAATGTCAGGAGCAATAGGTACTGGAAATATTGGTGGCGTGGCATTAGCAATTTGGACCGGAGGTCCAGCTGCAATATTTTGGATGTGGATTACTGCAATTTTTGGAATGACAACTAAGTACGTTGAAGTAACCTTAGGGCATAAATATAGAACAAAATTAAATGATGGTTCAATATCTGGTGGGCCTATGTACTATATTGAACAAGGACTCAAAATGAAATGGGTAGCTATTTTGTTTGCATTCTTAATGATGATAACTGCAATTGGATCAGGGAATATGCCCCAAATAAATAATATTGCTCTTGTTATGGATAGTGAATTTTCTGTACCTAAATTATTTACTGGCTTATTTTTAGGAGCTTTGCTTTGGATAATTATTATTGGTGGAATTAAAAGAATAGCGTCTGTTGCTAGCAAAATTATTCCAATAATGGGGTTAATTTATTTAGGTGGCGCTGTGATTATCTTGATAGAAAATTACCAAAATATTATTCCGTCATTCAATGCTATATTTGCTCAAGTATTTACTGGCTCTGCTGCGGTTGGTGGTTTCTTAGGAGCAAGCTTTGCTATGAGTCTAAAGTATGGTGTAGCAAGAGGCCTATATTCAAATGAGGCTGGACAAGGATCTTCACCTATCGCTCATGCATCATCAAAAAATAAATCAATTGATCAAGGTGTTGTTTCAATTTTAGAACCATTTATTGACACAATAGTTGTTTGTAGCGTTACAGCTCTTGTTATTCTATCAAGTGGTGTTTGGACTCAAAAATTCGAAACTACATTTTCTAATACCGATATGGTGATACTTGAGGGAGTCTATAGTGATCAAAAAAATCCTGATGGAAGTTATGTTTATCCAGATCATATTGTTGAATTAACAAAATATGTTCAATCTATGAATTCTGAAGTAAACGAATTTTCAGGTTCAATATCAATAGTCGATGGTAGATTAATATCTTCTAATATCACTGTTATAAATGCGAGGTCCATTGCGGAGAGTATCATTGTTACAACAAAAAATAATGATAATGATAAACCTAACAATCTTTATACAGGAAATATAAATGTAATTAATGGGAAAATTGTTGAGTCTTTAATTTTTAAAGGTAAATCTTTAGTAAGTTCTGCTGAATTAACGGCTAAGGCATTTTCGCAAGGTATTCTTGGCCAATTTGGTGGAAAATTAGTTGCAATTGCCTTATTACTTTTCGCTTTTTCAACTGCCATTACATGGTGTTATTACGGAGATAGATCAACTGCGTATATTTTTGGAGAAAAAGGTGTTTTCTGGTATCGAAATTTTTATGTAATATGTTTTGTACTAGCTGCTGTAATTGATACAACTGTTGTATGGAATATAGCTTATGTAGTGGTTGCACTTGTATCAATACCTAATCTGATTGCTTTATTTGTTCTTAGAAAAGAAATGAAAAATTTATCTGATTCATTTTTAAAGTAG
- the mltG gene encoding endolytic transglycosylase MltG produces MLKRASILFVIISIILIGPYFSFIQSKSISNSDTIFIEYGTSQNKILNLIAPSNVLNKLFLKIYLRLNKIETLQAGEYNIKNKPLDIIIKDISNGNTVTHKFVIKEGSNIYDLQNNIKDSTLINDCKFFNCVNSFFIFKEGIFQPDTYYYKYNSNLSSILKKSNNALISYLNEIWKDKHPNNPIKTKEEALILASIIEKEAGNNNEKELIASVFLKRLTIPMRLQADPTIIYGLLPNFDGDIKKSDILDKNNIYNTYMINGLPPTPISMVSKSSLKAAIISQPGEYLFFVANSPTSHYFSKSYEEHLNMIKELKLDK; encoded by the coding sequence ATGTTGAAAAGAGCTTCCATATTATTTGTAATAATATCTATAATACTGATTGGACCATATTTTTCATTTATTCAATCTAAAAGCATTTCTAATTCAGATACGATTTTTATTGAGTATGGTACCTCACAAAATAAAATATTAAATTTAATAGCACCTTCAAACGTCTTAAATAAATTATTTCTTAAAATATATTTAAGATTAAATAAAATAGAAACATTGCAGGCTGGTGAATATAATATAAAAAATAAACCATTAGATATTATTATTAAAGATATAAGCAATGGAAATACAGTAACTCATAAATTTGTAATTAAAGAGGGATCAAATATCTATGATTTACAAAATAATATCAAAGACTCAACTTTGATTAATGATTGTAAATTTTTTAATTGTGTTAATAGTTTTTTTATTTTTAAAGAAGGAATTTTTCAACCTGATACATATTATTATAAATATAACTCGAACCTATCATCAATTTTAAAAAAAAGTAATAATGCATTGATATCATATTTGAATGAAATATGGAAAGACAAGCATCCAAACAATCCAATAAAAACTAAAGAGGAAGCGTTAATACTTGCATCGATTATTGAAAAAGAGGCAGGAAATAATAATGAGAAAGAACTAATAGCTTCAGTATTTTTAAAAAGATTAACTATACCCATGAGACTACAAGCAGATCCAACAATTATTTATGGTTTGTTACCAAATTTTGATGGAGATATTAAAAAATCTGATATTCTTGATAAAAATAATATTTACAATACATATATGATTAACGGATTACCACCAACCCCTATTTCTATGGTATCAAAATCATCTCTTAAAGCTGCAATAATCTCACAACCGGGTGAGTACCTTTTCTTTGTTGCTAATTCGCCTACATCTCATTACTTTTCCAAATCATATGAAGAACACCTAAACATGATAAAGGAACTTAAATTAGATAAATGA
- the fabG gene encoding 3-oxoacyl-[acyl-carrier-protein] reductase, with translation MIKKIIFISGASRGIGLSIANYFAEIGHTVIGTSRSDFQFEKKLPNLMSYKLDINCRESIQSCIKYLKREDMLPNILINNAGITSDQIFLRMKDEQWDDVLATNLTGTFNLTKAFTKNMVKNKFGRIINISSVAGLMGNAGQVNYASAKAGLGGFTKSLAKELGSRGITVNSIAPGFIETDMTSFLNNDAKNNIMQTIPLKRFGIVDDITNAVSFLASDEAQYITGQTISIDGGLFMH, from the coding sequence ATGATTAAAAAGATAATTTTTATATCTGGAGCTTCAAGAGGAATAGGGTTATCAATAGCAAATTATTTTGCTGAAATTGGTCATACTGTAATTGGTACATCAAGGAGTGATTTTCAGTTTGAAAAGAAACTACCCAATCTCATGTCTTACAAGCTTGATATTAATTGCAGAGAATCTATTCAGAGTTGTATAAAATATTTAAAAAGAGAAGACATGTTACCCAACATATTAATTAATAATGCTGGCATAACTTCAGACCAAATTTTTTTAAGAATGAAAGACGAACAATGGGATGATGTGCTAGCAACAAACTTAACCGGCACATTTAATTTAACAAAAGCATTTACAAAGAATATGGTCAAAAATAAGTTCGGTAGAATAATTAATATTTCATCAGTAGCAGGGCTAATGGGTAATGCTGGTCAAGTAAATTATGCGTCAGCAAAAGCAGGCTTAGGTGGTTTTACAAAATCGCTTGCAAAAGAGTTAGGTTCAAGAGGCATTACAGTTAATTCAATTGCACCAGGGTTCATAGAAACAGATATGACTTCATTTTTAAATAATGATGCCAAAAATAATATTATGCAAACTATACCTTTAAAGAGATTTGGTATAGTTGATGATATAACAAATGCAGTGTCATTTTTAGCAAGTGATGAGGCACAATATATTACCGGACAAACAATATCTATTGATGGAGGTCTTTTCATGCATTAA
- a CDS encoding AAA family ATPase, whose amino-acid sequence MKISNCDWLEKIYKNININKLPQSVIINGQKGVGKKLLSKRIALDLLNTKNVNSSEVTLNLFKKNNHPDFYVLDKEKILINDISRREGSWDEEKGKKDIISFISLTPSLSNHKVALILNAESMNQSAQNALLKTLEEPSNNSFIIMTTNRSRSLNKTIYSRSQVINIQAPSDDIVNKWLNNNNVNDYSSVDFPSFYAPFTILESIESGNHDVFKEFVEITINFIIKNYNLNIAIKQISELDLPFINKLNFLIEFLKIILYSKTTNQAFNGKYKIFNKLSYSALKLSNIIEEINNLRNNVYEVGSINEAHALNYIYSEIGYSFKQL is encoded by the coding sequence ATGAAAATAAGTAATTGTGATTGGTTAGAAAAAATCTATAAAAATATTAATATTAATAAACTTCCACAAAGCGTAATTATTAATGGTCAAAAGGGGGTTGGAAAAAAACTTTTATCAAAAAGAATTGCATTAGACTTACTAAATACAAAAAATGTAAATTCAAGTGAAGTAACTTTGAATTTATTTAAAAAAAACAATCATCCTGATTTTTATGTTTTAGATAAAGAAAAAATACTCATCAACGATATTAGTAGAAGGGAAGGGTCTTGGGACGAAGAAAAAGGCAAAAAAGATATCATTTCATTTATTTCTTTAACCCCATCACTTTCAAATCATAAGGTTGCGTTAATATTAAATGCTGAGAGCATGAATCAATCAGCACAAAATGCTCTTTTAAAAACTCTAGAAGAACCATCAAATAACTCATTTATAATAATGACAACAAATAGATCAAGATCATTAAATAAGACAATTTATAGCCGTTCACAGGTTATAAATATACAAGCACCTAGTGATGATATTGTTAATAAATGGCTAAATAACAATAATGTTAACGACTATTCATCAGTAGATTTCCCCAGTTTTTATGCACCATTTACCATCCTTGAATCAATTGAAAGTGGTAATCACGATGTATTCAAAGAATTTGTAGAAATTACTATTAATTTTATAATTAAAAATTACAATTTAAATATTGCAATAAAGCAAATATCTGAATTAGATTTGCCTTTCATTAATAAACTTAATTTTCTTATAGAGTTTTTAAAAATAATCTTATATTCCAAGACAACCAACCAAGCATTTAATGGAAAATATAAGATATTCAATAAACTAAGTTATAGCGCACTTAAATTATCAAATATTATCGAAGAAATTAATAATTTAAGAAATAATGTTTATGAAGTTGGATCTATCAATGAAGCTCATGCTCTAAATTATATTTATAGTGAAATTGGTTACTCATTTAAACAATTGTAG
- the hisIE gene encoding bifunctional phosphoribosyl-AMP cyclohydrolase/phosphoribosyl-ATP diphosphatase HisIE, whose amino-acid sequence MNTNEIKWDKQNLIPAIIQNTHTLNILMLGYMSEESIKQSLKTNEVTFFSRSKQRLWVKGETSGNKLIIDNIELDCDKDALLIKATPKGPTCHLGTESCFRVKDNLNINIFEKLESIIEDRKNSQLNNSYVASLFTKGIKEIAKKVTEEAGETSISAVSNDGRVIDESADLVFHLLVLLNASGFKMRDVMNELIKRSSN is encoded by the coding sequence ATGAATACAAACGAGATTAAATGGGATAAACAAAATCTAATACCAGCAATAATTCAAAATACACATACTCTAAATATACTTATGTTAGGTTATATGAGTGAAGAATCAATTAAACAATCATTAAAAACAAACGAAGTAACATTCTTCAGTAGATCAAAGCAAAGATTATGGGTAAAAGGAGAAACCTCAGGAAATAAATTAATAATTGATAATATAGAATTAGATTGTGATAAAGACGCATTGCTTATTAAAGCAACTCCCAAAGGTCCAACATGTCATCTTGGAACAGAATCATGCTTTAGAGTTAAGGATAATCTAAATATAAATATTTTTGAAAAATTAGAATCAATAATTGAAGATAGAAAAAACTCTCAATTAAATAATTCATATGTTGCATCTTTGTTTACTAAAGGTATTAAAGAAATAGCAAAAAAAGTTACAGAGGAAGCTGGTGAAACATCAATATCGGCTGTATCAAATGATGGAAGAGTGATTGATGAATCAGCTGATCTAGTGTTCCATTTATTGGTACTCTTAAATGCATCAGGATTTAAAATGAGAGATGTGATGAATGAGTTAATAAAAAGAAGTTCTAATTAG
- a CDS encoding glucose 1-dehydrogenase yields the protein MSLFSLKNKSVLITGSSRGIGKSIATQCAIHGAKVIISSRKKDMCEKTAEEINSLVGSDKAYPIAASISEPEQLNYLVDKTKEKLKKIDVLICNAATNPFMGSMLDMPIDKFDKVMNNNIKSNQILCNLVLPEMVKREDGSIIIISSIAAIKGSSILGAYNISKAADVMIVKNIAAEFGNKNIRANSIAPGLIKTDFAKALWENPDILKSVLGNTPMQRIGEPDEIAGVAVMLASKAGEYINGQTIVVDGGTTIV from the coding sequence ATGTCATTATTTAGTTTAAAAAATAAATCTGTTCTAATTACAGGCTCATCAAGAGGAATTGGTAAATCTATAGCCACACAATGTGCAATCCATGGAGCTAAAGTTATTATTTCAAGTAGAAAAAAAGATATGTGTGAGAAAACTGCAGAAGAGATAAATTCTCTAGTTGGTTCAGACAAAGCATATCCGATTGCTGCTAGCATAAGCGAGCCAGAACAACTTAATTATCTTGTTGATAAGACTAAGGAAAAATTAAAAAAAATTGATGTATTGATATGTAATGCTGCTACAAACCCTTTTATGGGATCAATGCTTGATATGCCTATAGATAAATTTGATAAAGTAATGAACAACAATATTAAATCTAATCAAATTCTATGCAATTTAGTTTTACCAGAGATGGTAAAAAGAGAAGATGGATCCATTATTATCATTTCAAGTATTGCTGCAATTAAAGGAAGTTCTATTTTAGGCGCGTATAACATAAGTAAGGCAGCAGATGTGATGATAGTAAAAAATATTGCAGCTGAGTTTGGTAACAAAAATATTAGAGCTAATTCAATAGCTCCAGGCCTTATCAAAACAGATTTTGCAAAAGCATTGTGGGAAAATCCTGATATTTTAAAATCAGTATTAGGTAACACTCCTATGCAAAGAATTGGAGAACCAGATGAGATTGCAGGTGTAGCAGTTATGCTGGCATCAAAAGCTGGTGAGTATATTAATGGACAAACAATCGTTGTTGACGGCGGTACTACAATTGTTTAA
- the acpP gene encoding acyl carrier protein: MSVEDRVKKIVSDQLGVSMDEVQNDSSFVDDLGADSLDTVELVMALEEEFDLEIADEDAEKISTVNEAVDYINSNS, encoded by the coding sequence ATGAGTGTAGAAGATAGAGTAAAGAAAATTGTCAGTGATCAATTAGGTGTTTCTATGGATGAAGTTCAAAATGATTCTTCATTTGTGGATGATCTTGGAGCCGATTCTCTTGATACAGTCGAACTAGTAATGGCGTTAGAAGAAGAATTTGATCTAGAAATTGCTGATGAAGATGCAGAAAAAATTTCTACAGTTAATGAAGCTGTTGATTATATAAATTCTAATTCGTAA